From one Bacteroides intestinalis DSM 17393 genomic stretch:
- a CDS encoding ArsR/SmtB family transcription factor produces the protein MKEKQYTTEQEQIARFAKAMGHPARMAILAFLAKQDSCFFGDIHEELPIAKATVSQHLKELKEAGLIQGEIETPKVRYCINRENWELARKLFAAFLGDCKCKGTSCCE, from the coding sequence GTGAAAGAGAAACAGTACACAACAGAGCAGGAACAGATTGCTCGGTTTGCCAAAGCAATGGGACATCCGGCACGGATGGCTATTCTTGCTTTCTTGGCAAAACAAGATAGTTGCTTCTTCGGTGATATTCACGAAGAACTACCTATTGCTAAAGCAACCGTTTCGCAGCATTTGAAAGAATTGAAAGAAGCTGGCTTAATTCAGGGGGAAATAGAAACGCCCAAAGTCCGGTATTGTATAAACCGGGAGAACTGGGAACTTGCCCGAAAATTGTTTGCAGCTTTTTTAGGGGACTGTAAATGTAAAGGTACATCGTGCTGTGAATAG
- a CDS encoding thioredoxin family protein: MEIKVLGTGCSSCKALYETTKQAISELGCDATLIKEEDLLKIMEYNILGLPALVIDEKVVSAGKKLSLAEVKELITK; the protein is encoded by the coding sequence ATGGAAATTAAAGTATTAGGAACTGGGTGTTCAAGCTGTAAAGCCTTGTACGAAACTACCAAACAAGCTATTTCAGAATTAGGTTGCGATGCAACCCTTATCAAAGAGGAAGATTTATTGAAAATCATGGAGTATAACATTTTAGGGCTTCCGGCTTTGGTGATTGACGAGAAAGTCGTATCAGCCGGGAAAAAGTTATCCCTTGCAGAAGTAAAAGAGTTGATAACCAAATAA
- a CDS encoding nitrophenyl compound nitroreductase subunit ArsF family protein, whose translation MRKLFYLLIATLVLVSCGNGSKKKTGENQAEEIQSNRIEVLYFHGAQRCITCRAIETNTVALLDSLYSKEKADGKIIYKVIDISKKENEAIADKYEVTWSSLFVNGWKDGKENVNNMTEFSFSNAKNAPDKFKEGIKSKIDELLKQL comes from the coding sequence ATGAGAAAATTATTTTATCTACTGATTGCAACGCTGGTCTTAGTTTCCTGTGGTAACGGTTCAAAGAAAAAGACCGGAGAAAATCAAGCGGAAGAAATACAGTCTAACCGCATAGAGGTTCTTTATTTTCATGGAGCGCAACGGTGTATCACTTGCCGGGCGATAGAAACAAATACAGTAGCCCTTTTGGATAGCCTTTATTCAAAAGAAAAAGCAGACGGTAAAATTATCTATAAAGTGATAGATATTTCAAAGAAAGAAAATGAAGCGATTGCAGACAAGTACGAAGTTACATGGTCGTCTTTGTTTGTAAACGGCTGGAAAGACGGCAAAGAGAATGTAAACAACATGACCGAGTTTAGTTTTTCCAATGCGAAAAATGCACCGGACAAGTTTAAAGAGGGAATTAAAAGCAAGATTGACGAATTGTTAAAACAGTTGTAA
- a CDS encoding aromatic aminobenezylarsenical efflux permease ArsG family transporter: MDFLQSLLDNSSIPAITAFILGILTAVSPCPLATNITAIGFISKDIENHHRIFINGLLYTFGRIVSYTVLGFILIPILREGASMFMVQKAVSKYGEMLIAPALIIIGIFMLDIIKLNLPKINIGGESLKKRTKGGWGAMLLGILFALAFCPTSGVFYFGMLMPLSAAETGGYLLPVIYAIATGLPVILVAWILAYSVAGLGKFYNRMQIFEKWFRKIVAILFIAVGIYYAVVFYL; the protein is encoded by the coding sequence ATGGATTTTCTTCAATCGCTATTAGATAACAGTTCTATTCCTGCTATTACAGCTTTTATATTGGGGATTTTAACGGCGGTCAGCCCGTGTCCGTTAGCGACCAACATAACGGCAATAGGATTTATTAGTAAGGACATAGAAAACCATCACCGGATATTTATAAACGGATTGCTTTATACTTTCGGCAGAATAGTAAGCTATACGGTTCTTGGCTTTATCCTTATCCCTATTCTCCGTGAGGGAGCAAGTATGTTTATGGTTCAAAAAGCCGTAAGCAAGTACGGGGAAATGCTGATTGCTCCGGCGTTAATTATCATTGGAATATTTATGCTCGATATAATAAAACTCAATCTACCGAAAATCAATATCGGCGGTGAAAGTTTGAAAAAGAGGACGAAAGGCGGTTGGGGGGCTATGCTATTGGGTATTTTATTCGCCCTTGCTTTTTGTCCTACCAGTGGAGTATTTTATTTCGGTATGCTTATGCCTTTGTCAGCAGCGGAAACGGGTGGGTATCTCTTACCTGTAATTTACGCTATTGCTACGGGATTACCCGTAATCCTTGTTGCATGGATTTTAGCGTACAGTGTTGCCGGACTGGGTAAGTTTTATAACCGGATGCAAATATTCGAGAAATGGTTTCGTAAAATAGTTGCCATCCTCTTTATTGCGGTAGGAATTTATTATGCAGTAGTCTTTTATCTATAA
- the arsD gene encoding arsenite efflux transporter metallochaperone ArsD, with protein MKKIEIFDPAMCCPTGLCGTNIDPELMRIAVVIETLKKQGIIVTRHNLRDEPQVYVSNKTVNEHLQKHGADALPITLVDGEIAVSKTYPTTKQMSEWTGINLDFMPVK; from the coding sequence ATGAAAAAGATAGAAATTTTCGACCCGGCAATGTGTTGCCCTACGGGTCTTTGTGGAACAAATATTGACCCTGAATTAATGCGTATTGCGGTTGTTATTGAAACATTGAAGAAACAGGGTATCATCGTTACCCGTCACAATTTACGTGACGAACCGCAAGTGTATGTAAGTAATAAAACAGTAAACGAGCATCTGCAAAAACATGGGGCGGATGCACTGCCTATTACTTTAGTGGACGGCGAAATCGCTGTTTCAAAAACCTATCCTACCACCAAACAAATGAGTGAATGGACGGGTATCAATTTGGATTTTATGCCAGTAAAATGA
- the arsA gene encoding arsenical pump-driving ATPase has translation MKTFNLSDIDLTKYLFFTGKGGVGKTSIACATAVGLADNGKKILLISTDPASNLQDVFNQTLNGHGTDIQEVPGLTVVNLDPEQAAAEYRESVIAPFRGQLPESVIQNMEEQLSGSCTVEIAAFNQFSDFITDADKAKEYDHIIFDTAPTGHTLRMLQLPSAWSTFISESTHGASCLGQLSGLEERKGIYKQAVETLSDANATRLVLVSRPEIAPLKEAARSSHELQLLGIKNQLLVINGLLLQLDEADNVSKQIYDRQQNALKQTPAELLEYPSYYVPLRSYNLSNIANIRRMLYNDNLTNDANYQRITDAKGMDELVNDLYQSGKRVVFTMGKGGVGKTTLATEIALKLTKLGAKVHLTTTDPANHLNYNLAVQAGITVSRIDEAEVLEAYKNEVRSKAAETMTAEDMEYIEEDLRSPCTQEIAVFRAFAEIVDKAENEVVVIDTAPTGHTLLLLDATESYHKEVQRTHGDTPASVRKLLPRLRNQQETEVVIVTLPEATPVFEAERLQMDLQRAGINNKWWVVNACLSLTDTENSFLRAKAQNELVWIKKVEELSKGNAALIAWKNN, from the coding sequence ATGAAAACATTTAATTTATCAGATATAGATTTGACGAAATACCTTTTCTTCACCGGAAAGGGCGGTGTAGGAAAAACTTCGATTGCTTGTGCTACTGCGGTAGGCTTGGCAGATAATGGAAAGAAAATACTTCTTATCAGTACAGACCCGGCTTCAAACCTGCAAGATGTGTTTAATCAAACACTGAACGGACACGGCACGGATATTCAAGAAGTACCCGGCTTAACGGTCGTTAATCTCGACCCGGAACAAGCCGCAGCCGAATACAGGGAAAGCGTTATTGCTCCTTTCCGGGGACAACTGCCCGAAAGTGTAATTCAGAATATGGAAGAACAACTTTCAGGCTCTTGTACGGTAGAAATTGCGGCTTTCAACCAGTTTTCCGATTTTATCACGGATGCCGATAAAGCAAAAGAATACGACCATATTATCTTTGATACAGCCCCCACGGGACACACGTTACGAATGTTACAACTACCATCAGCGTGGAGTACATTTATTAGTGAGAGTACGCACGGTGCATCTTGCTTAGGTCAATTATCCGGTTTGGAAGAACGGAAAGGTATCTATAAGCAGGCAGTTGAAACACTTTCGGATGCAAACGCAACCCGCTTAGTATTGGTTAGCCGTCCTGAAATCGCACCATTAAAAGAAGCCGCCCGTTCTTCACATGAATTGCAATTACTGGGAATTAAAAACCAGCTATTGGTAATCAACGGGCTTTTGCTGCAATTAGATGAAGCCGATAACGTATCGAAACAGATATATGACAGGCAGCAAAATGCCCTGAAACAGACCCCTGCGGAACTGCTGGAATATCCGTCTTATTATGTTCCTTTACGGTCATACAATTTATCTAATATTGCGAATATCCGCCGGATGCTTTACAATGATAATTTAACAAATGATGCGAACTATCAGCGGATTACCGATGCCAAAGGGATGGATGAACTGGTAAACGACCTCTATCAATCAGGAAAAAGGGTTGTTTTTACTATGGGAAAAGGCGGCGTGGGAAAAACCACTTTAGCCACTGAAATAGCCCTGAAATTAACAAAACTGGGTGCAAAGGTGCATCTTACCACCACTGACCCGGCAAACCATCTGAATTATAACCTTGCTGTTCAGGCTGGCATTACGGTAAGCCGGATTGACGAAGCGGAAGTGTTGGAAGCCTATAAAAACGAGGTTCGCAGTAAAGCTGCGGAAACAATGACTGCCGAAGATATGGAATATATAGAGGAAGATTTACGTTCACCGTGTACGCAAGAAATTGCAGTATTCCGGGCTTTCGCTGAAATTGTCGATAAAGCAGAAAATGAAGTCGTAGTAATTGACACCGCACCCACCGGACACACTTTGTTATTGCTGGATGCAACGGAAAGTTACCATAAAGAAGTACAACGTACACATGGCGACACTCCCGCTTCCGTAAGAAAGCTGTTACCACGTTTGAGAAACCAGCAGGAAACAGAAGTCGTTATTGTGACCCTGCCCGAAGCAACACCCGTATTTGAAGCCGAACGTTTGCAAATGGATTTACAACGTGCCGGGATTAATAATAAATGGTGGGTCGTGAATGCTTGCTTGTCATTAACTGACACCGAAAATTCTTTCTTGCGGGCAAAGGCGCAAAATGAATTGGTTTGGATTAAGAAAGTAGAAGAATTGTCAAAGGGAAATGCTGCCCTGATAGCTTGGAAAAATAACTAA
- a CDS encoding arsenate reductase ArsC: MKILILCTGNSCRSQMAHGFLQSFDNKLDVFSAGTKPAEKVNPMAVKVMDEMGIDLAHHTPKSVNLYIGQEWDYVITVCGGANESCPMFTGEVRNRLHIGFDDPSEATGTPEFINSEFHRVRDEIKARFYDFYLKELRPQLS; the protein is encoded by the coding sequence ATGAAGATTTTAATTCTTTGTACAGGGAATAGCTGCCGCAGCCAAATGGCACATGGCTTTTTACAATCATTTGACAATAAACTGGATGTCTTTTCAGCAGGAACAAAACCTGCTGAAAAGGTTAATCCGATGGCGGTAAAGGTTATGGATGAAATGGGTATAGATTTAGCCCACCATACCCCTAAAAGTGTAAACCTATATATAGGGCAGGAATGGGACTATGTTATTACGGTCTGCGGTGGGGCAAACGAAAGCTGCCCGATGTTTACGGGTGAAGTAAGAAATAGGCTGCATATAGGATTTGACGACCCCTCGGAAGCAACCGGAACGCCGGAGTTTATAAACAGTGAATTTCATCGGGTACGGGATGAGATAAAAGCCCGTTTCTATGACTTCTACCTGAAAGAATTAAGACCACAATTAAGCTAA
- the arsB gene encoding ACR3 family arsenite efflux transporter, whose protein sequence is MEKKQGIGFFEKYLTIWVALCIIIGIAVGQWLPAIPQTLSKFEYANVSIPVAILIWLMIYPMMLKVDFQSVKNVGKRPKGIIVTCVTNWLIKPFTMFGIAYLFFYVVFKAFIPAGLAEEYLAGAVLLGAAPCTAMVFVWSYLTKGDAAYTLVQVAVNDLIILVAFAPIVAFLLGVGGVSIPWDTLLLSVGLFVVIPLAAGVITRIMVIRRKGVEYFNNVFIKKFNNYTVGGLLLTLIILFSFQGETILNNPLHILLIAVPLVLQTVLIFFVAYGWAKWWKLPHDVAAPAGMIGASNFFELAVAVAISLFGLQSGAALATVVGVLVEVPVMLMLVRIANNTRSWFPATK, encoded by the coding sequence ATGGAAAAGAAACAAGGAATTGGATTTTTTGAAAAATACCTGACTATCTGGGTTGCCTTGTGCATCATTATTGGAATTGCCGTGGGACAATGGCTTCCGGCAATTCCGCAAACATTAAGCAAATTTGAATATGCCAACGTGTCTATACCCGTGGCAATCCTGATTTGGTTAATGATTTATCCGATGATGCTAAAAGTGGATTTTCAAAGTGTTAAGAATGTTGGCAAGCGTCCGAAAGGAATAATAGTCACTTGCGTTACAAATTGGCTGATAAAGCCATTTACCATGTTCGGAATAGCTTATTTGTTCTTCTATGTGGTTTTCAAAGCCTTTATACCTGCCGGATTAGCCGAAGAATATTTAGCCGGGGCGGTATTATTGGGGGCTGCACCTTGTACAGCTATGGTGTTCGTGTGGAGTTACCTTACTAAAGGGGATGCCGCTTATACGCTGGTACAAGTGGCAGTGAACGATTTAATCATATTGGTAGCGTTTGCCCCTATCGTTGCTTTCCTGCTGGGAGTTGGTGGCGTATCTATCCCGTGGGACACTCTGTTGCTATCCGTGGGGCTGTTTGTTGTGATACCACTTGCTGCCGGGGTCATTACCCGAATAATGGTTATCCGCCGCAAAGGTGTGGAATATTTCAATAACGTATTTATTAAGAAATTTAATAATTATACGGTAGGTGGATTGCTATTAACGCTTATTATCCTGTTTTCATTTCAAGGAGAAACGATACTGAACAATCCCCTGCATATCTTATTGATTGCAGTTCCGCTTGTGTTGCAAACGGTTCTGATATTCTTCGTTGCTTACGGTTGGGCGAAATGGTGGAAATTACCCCATGATGTTGCCGCACCTGCCGGAATGATTGGGGCAAGTAATTTCTTTGAATTGGCGGTTGCTGTGGCTATTTCTCTTTTTGGTTTACAATCCGGGGCTGCATTGGCTACGGTGGTGGGCGTGCTGGTCGAAGTTCCGGTGATGTTGATGTTAGTAAGGATTGCCAATAACACACGAAGCTGGTTTCCGGCTACAAAATAA
- a CDS encoding RteC domain-containing protein, with translation MNNEINFEEFIKNIDCTIYEKIDVDNWNISIEVVLDVVEFLQRSLEDMRTCIVNHPFSNKEEEIYFFKHIKPEVLSRLLYFTEIYNTEMRKPHGSIEVLKKYYNDRLDELTSYFESNLDFYQYYRSKATHLDSHYFVRGHIDFKLCPNCVPYDRDPEFSTCYDHKAAQILANDMLCIYLNKKLHGVDKQVIIAKSRSFLPEHPFRWTATKIAAVELGYAIYAAGILNNGQADIKEIMTFMEASFQIDLGDYYRTYITMKDRKKDRTSFLNSLIKSLLKKMDEDDNL, from the coding sequence ATGAACAATGAAATTAATTTTGAAGAATTTATAAAAAACATAGACTGTACTATCTATGAAAAAATAGATGTTGATAACTGGAATATTTCAATAGAGGTAGTTCTCGATGTCGTAGAGTTTCTGCAACGGTCACTCGAAGATATGAGAACTTGTATTGTCAATCATCCTTTCAGTAACAAGGAAGAAGAAATTTATTTCTTCAAACACATCAAACCGGAAGTATTGAGTAGATTATTATATTTTACAGAGATTTACAATACCGAAATGCGAAAACCGCATGGAAGCATTGAAGTCTTAAAAAAGTATTATAACGACAGATTGGATGAATTGACTTCCTATTTTGAAAGTAATTTGGATTTTTACCAATATTACCGTTCTAAAGCGACCCACTTAGATAGTCATTATTTTGTACGGGGGCATATTGATTTTAAGCTATGTCCGAATTGTGTACCTTATGACCGTGACCCGGAATTTTCCACTTGTTACGACCACAAAGCAGCACAAATATTAGCGAATGATATGCTTTGTATTTATCTGAATAAAAAGTTACATGGAGTTGATAAGCAAGTAATCATCGCAAAAAGTCGGTCTTTCTTGCCGGAACACCCTTTCCGGTGGACTGCAACAAAAATAGCAGCCGTAGAATTAGGCTACGCTATATATGCGGCGGGTATTCTGAATAACGGACAAGCGGATATAAAAGAAATTATGACTTTTATGGAAGCATCGTTTCAAATCGACTTAGGCGACTATTACCGAACTTACATAACCATGAAAGACAGAAAAAAAGACCGGACTTCATTTCTAAACAGCTTAATAAAAAGCCTGCTTAAAAAGATGGATGAAGATGATAACCTATAA
- a CDS encoding helix-turn-helix domain-containing protein has translation MEIITFESKAYKELDNKITAIADYIFNHMEAESTNEDEIWVDSYEVCTFLKISEKTLQRLRVAGTIAYSNIRGRYFYKISEVKRMLEERLIRSNKENIQDLITNHQLYVKERRNLRKDK, from the coding sequence ATGGAGATAATAACATTCGAGTCAAAAGCCTATAAGGAATTAGACAACAAAATTACCGCTATTGCGGATTACATTTTCAACCACATGGAAGCGGAAAGCACTAATGAGGATGAAATTTGGGTGGACAGTTACGAAGTCTGCACTTTCCTGAAAATCAGCGAAAAGACACTTCAACGCCTGCGGGTGGCTGGAACTATTGCGTATTCCAATATCCGAGGGCGTTACTTCTACAAAATCAGCGAAGTAAAACGGATGCTGGAAGAACGCCTGATAAGAAGTAACAAAGAGAACATTCAAGACCTGATAACCAACCATCAGCTATATGTTAAGGAAAGAAGAAATCTTAGAAAGGACAAATAA
- a CDS encoding bifunctional DNA primase/helicase: MLRKEEILERTNNGLSVFKHYIPGNWRIGRNFLNPLYEDNKASCNIYFDRRNGNYKMKDFGNDSYSGDCFFFVGQLKGLDCNNPVDFVEILETIDRDLGLGLVAGNPIPVTRTSYRTEKLISKETPEKESKPYQFREQKFPLAELMYWQQYGITPEILELYKVCSLRDFQSETADGTPFTYTSSVAEPMYGYKSKRYIKLYRPFSKTRFLYGGSFGENYCFGLEQLPAKGDTLFITGGEKDVMAMAAHGFHAICFNSETVTIPPTLIYKLTFRFKHIILLYDTDKRGKESARKQEKQLEEFGVKRLLLPLPGTKEEKDISDYFKAGNTRENFLKLFIDFLDNLYSDTLIMLKSCEIDFNNPPAKAQVIISAGDVPLGTQGNLFGITGGEGTGKSNYVAAMVAGCICPAGAEVDTLGIQIATNGKHKAVLLYDTEQSEVQLFKNVSNLLARAKQPDKPEELKAFCLTGMSRKERLHAIVQSMDKFYYQYGGIQLVVIDGIADLVKSANDEAESVAVIDELYRLAGIYNTCILCVLHFVPNGLKLRGHLGSELQRKAATILSIEKDEEPTQSVVKALKVRDGSPLDVPLMLFAWDKVAGMHVYKGEKPREEKEKRKEKELVSVARDIFGRQTHITYIDLCEQLQQVLDVKERTAKSYIRFMRERDIIIKDPSNQSYYMIGLI; the protein is encoded by the coding sequence ATGTTAAGGAAAGAAGAAATCTTAGAAAGGACAAATAACGGGCTATCCGTGTTCAAGCACTATATACCGGGTAACTGGCGGATAGGTCGCAATTTCCTGAACCCTCTTTATGAGGATAACAAGGCATCGTGCAATATCTATTTCGACCGCCGGAATGGTAACTATAAAATGAAAGACTTCGGCAACGACAGTTATAGCGGTGACTGTTTCTTTTTCGTGGGGCAACTCAAAGGACTGGATTGTAACAATCCGGTGGACTTTGTGGAAATATTGGAAACCATCGACCGGGATTTGGGGCTTGGGCTGGTAGCAGGCAACCCGATACCTGTTACCCGTACTTCTTACCGGACGGAGAAACTAATATCGAAAGAAACACCCGAAAAGGAAAGTAAACCCTATCAGTTCAGAGAACAAAAATTTCCGCTTGCCGAATTGATGTACTGGCAACAATACGGCATCACCCCGGAGATTTTAGAACTGTATAAGGTTTGTTCTCTGCGGGATTTTCAAAGTGAAACGGCGGATGGTACACCGTTTACTTATACTTCGTCCGTGGCAGAACCGATGTACGGGTATAAAAGTAAACGATATATAAAACTATATCGTCCATTCTCGAAAACCCGCTTTCTGTATGGCGGCAGCTTCGGTGAAAATTATTGTTTCGGGCTGGAACAACTACCCGCAAAAGGTGATACATTATTTATCACGGGTGGTGAAAAAGATGTCATGGCAATGGCAGCACACGGTTTTCACGCTATCTGCTTTAACAGTGAAACGGTGACTATCCCGCCTACCCTGATTTATAAACTAACGTTCCGCTTCAAACATATAATCTTGCTATATGATACCGATAAGAGGGGCAAGGAAAGCGCACGAAAGCAGGAAAAACAGTTGGAAGAATTTGGGGTAAAACGGCTGCTTTTGCCACTTCCCGGCACGAAAGAGGAAAAGGATATTTCCGATTATTTCAAAGCGGGAAATACCCGTGAAAATTTCCTTAAACTGTTCATTGATTTTTTAGACAACCTTTATAGTGATACATTGATTATGCTTAAATCGTGCGAAATAGACTTTAATAATCCACCGGCAAAAGCGCAGGTGATAATCTCCGCCGGGGACGTTCCGCTGGGAACACAAGGCAACCTGTTCGGCATCACTGGCGGCGAAGGTACAGGAAAAAGTAATTATGTTGCTGCAATGGTGGCAGGGTGTATCTGTCCGGCAGGGGCAGAAGTGGACACACTCGGCATACAGATAGCAACTAACGGCAAACATAAGGCGGTTTTGTTATATGATACGGAACAGTCGGAAGTGCAACTATTCAAGAACGTAAGCAACTTGTTAGCCCGTGCCAAGCAACCGGATAAGCCGGAAGAACTGAAAGCATTCTGCCTGACGGGTATGTCCCGTAAAGAACGCCTGCACGCTATTGTTCAAAGTATGGATAAATTTTATTACCAGTACGGCGGCATCCAGTTGGTAGTTATTGACGGCATCGCCGACCTTGTAAAAAGTGCGAATGATGAAGCGGAAAGTGTAGCAGTAATAGATGAATTATACCGATTAGCTGGAATTTATAATACCTGTATTCTTTGCGTGCTGCACTTCGTTCCAAACGGATTAAAACTACGTGGACACTTGGGTAGTGAATTACAGCGCAAAGCAGCTACCATTTTGTCGATAGAAAAGGACGAAGAACCCACGCAGTCGGTGGTGAAAGCACTGAAAGTAAGGGACGGCAGCCCGTTGGACGTTCCCCTGATGCTCTTTGCTTGGGACAAGGTAGCCGGGATGCACGTTTACAAAGGAGAAAAGCCACGTGAAGAAAAGGAAAAACGCAAAGAAAAGGAGTTGGTAAGCGTTGCCCGTGATATTTTCGGGCGGCAAACCCATATCACCTATATAGACCTTTGCGAACAGTTGCAGCAGGTTTTGGACGTAAAAGAACGTACCGCAAAAAGTTATATCCGCTTTATGCGGGAACGGGACATTATCATTAAAGACCCGTCCAACCAAAGTTATTACATGATTGGTTTAATTTAA
- a CDS encoding helix-turn-helix domain-containing protein, which produces MYINREDFVAWMERIMDRFDMQDKKIDRLVGGHNYLDGERLLDNQDLCLLLKVSAKTLQRYRKKGILPYLTLDGRCYYRESDVHQLIRERTD; this is translated from the coding sequence ATGTATATAAATAGAGAAGATTTCGTAGCATGGATGGAACGTATCATGGATAGGTTCGATATGCAGGACAAAAAGATAGACCGCTTGGTAGGCGGACATAATTATTTAGACGGCGAACGCTTACTGGACAATCAGGATTTATGCCTACTGTTGAAAGTGAGTGCTAAAACTTTGCAACGTTACCGCAAGAAAGGGATATTGCCCTATCTGACACTGGACGGACGATGTTATTACCGTGAAAGTGATGTACACCAGCTAATCCGTGAACGAACGGATTAG